In the genome of Alphaproteobacteria bacterium, the window GCGGACAACGTCGATACACCGCTAGTGAGGGAGGAGGGCCATGCCAACTTACATCGCACTTGTCACCTACACCGATCAGGGTATTCGTCGGGTCAAAGAGTCACCCAAGCGTCTCGATCAGGCGAAAGCGCTCCTCAGGGAGATGGGTGGGGAGTTCAGGTCGTTCTACATGACGATGGGCGGTTACGATATCGTTGTCGTTTATGAAGCGCCCGACGACGCCATCTCCGCACGGTTCACGTTGCTCCTCGGAAGTGCCGGATTTGTGCGCACGACAACGCTTAAGGCATTTCCCGAACAAGCATACCGGGAGATCATTGCCTCGTTGGCCTAGTGTGGCTAAGCCGAAACTCGCCACATCTGGGTGCGGCGCCTACCACGGCGTCCGCGTATCCCAACTTCATTACCGGGTCGGGATAGGCGCGAACGCGCGTCGAATTTCACGCGGCCCGCGCTTTTGCCGAGGGCGTTCTCCATTCGGTTGTCAGCGAATCCAATAACGGCGGTTGACGTAAACGTAGCGCGTGCCGCCACCCCAGGCGGACAATCCGATCAAGAAGCCCAAGTCATACCACCAACCACTGTTGGGGAAAGCATAGACCCGGACGTGAGTGAAGATGCCGACAATCAAGGCCAATGGCGCCACGAGACCGTGCACCAGCCCCATCAGCAGCCCCGGTTCGTCACCGGAGGTCGCCGGCGGAGGCTGGTAGGCGCAAGCCGAAAGCACGAGAACGAACGCCAAGCCAAGCGGAATTGTCCAGTTCGCTGCTACCTTCGCCATTGCCGCCCTCGCTGACCGTTTGCGACAGCATAGGTTTTAGCACGGTCTCGGGCACAATCGGTATCGAGCGACGCCAAGGGGCAAGCCTTGTCCCGCCCTCGATCTGTGCTGCGGGATGGTGCGAAAACGGGTGAATCGAAGAAATGGCCGCACCTCTATTGCGGTCGCAGCATCTCTCCCATTGCGGCGGTCATCTCTCGAGAAAAATCGGGCATTCTTTCGCGCAGTTGCCGTGCAATGCCGGCCAGCTTCGTCGCGACGAGTTTCGATTTGCCGATCATCTGAAACGCGCACTTGACCGTGATGTAGCCGCCATTTGTCTCGACAATCGATTTGAACTCGTCGACATACGCTGAGAGGCTTCCGCCGTCGAGGAGGATTTCGAGTGCGGATTTGGCGGGGTCCGTGAAATCATACGCAATGAAGTTC includes:
- a CDS encoding GYD domain-containing protein: MPTYIALVTYTDQGIRRVKESPKRLDQAKALLREMGGEFRSFYMTMGGYDIVVVYEAPDDAISARFTLLLGSAGFVRTTTLKAFPEQAYREIIASLA